The Bactrocera dorsalis isolate Fly_Bdor chromosome 3, ASM2337382v1, whole genome shotgun sequence genomic interval ATTATCTAACATTAAAGAATTAGTCTCCCGCTCAcgaattttcaataaaagtgtTAATGCCATTTTTTGCACTGACGTGGATTTGCGTGATGATATCATTGTGTTTTCTCTAATAATGttgataaaatttctatttcttttatCGTGCTATACTACGCTTAGTCcagaatattatttaaatgaatacatatgtacatatgtatgtatgtaaatattaagtTACAGTATATTAATTAgcttaaacaacattttttttaataaaaaatatgtgaaaattccGGAAATACAAGTtattatgtacacatacatatgtatgtatgtataagcaatATGGCTCTGATTAGTAAATAGTTCAAAGACTAAAGTGACATTATACATAAGTTTTCTTTTGAAAGAATCACAAAggctatacatatacacatatatgtatgtaaattgacACTGTACATTTTTGTACTACTTTATTTAATGCTATTCACATTTATTATGTTGTTGCTGGAAACTTTCCATTGAATTGTTGCGCATCAGGCTACTACGCGATTATATGACAATACAATTGCTTTGTGTTCTCGTATTGCTTAACAATTATTTATATCGTAGGTATGAACAATAAACAAAGCTGGCTGACTagcttcttttattattttgctttcttcTTTTCATAAGATAAAATTGAATCCGAAAACAAGAGCATTTACACATAAAAGTTATATTCTTATGAAGAAAATGCCCTAAATAAAAGCGTCGAAAGGTTATTGCTTGATTGATCGTAttgattaataatatatataattgtatttttatatgtatatacttaaatattaaatatatgtatatatataaatattaaatcaaatcaTTCCAAAGCAACTTACTATTAAACGAAAAGATATTGCTTATTATACACAGggactgaatttttttttttttgcacggaattcaattatttatttgttattggaaaactttggaaaatttaatatgCTCACAAAATATGCTGTTGACGCCATTAATTAATACTGAGTAATGTTTCTTAATTCACCTctgttcttttattttttcttgtcatGGTTGATCGTATTACAAAGGAGTACATTtgcatgcaaatatacatacatacatacatatttatcataCCTATTGGTTGATGAATAGTTATAAGTTACGGGACAATTacactaaaataattttgtattgtacgtacatacatattatatgtattgatacacatatgtttatacatgtTTTATATTGCCGCCCTTATATAGACGACAGTTATTAAGGTCACGTTTGAGTTCTTTCACTTTTACTTTCATACAACAAATTGGCACAAGTGCCACCCGGCTTTTTCGTTGCTTGTAATTGATTTGTACAaataaatgtgcatacatacatacccggTATGTTCATAAGAAAGCTTCAAGTAATTcacttaaaaaattgtttagcatAAAATGATATGCAAAACATATTCTATTTAGGTGATGAACCTAAATATACGATACAAAGCAATAATACGTTCTTAAACTTGCAGAGGAGAACCCTTTGACAACTATGATTTATAGAcactaatgtatgtatgtataaatattttgtaggtTGATatggaaaaatgaaaaactagTCATTAAATATTAGTAGTAGTTTCAAGATATTGCATAATATGTATGGTCAAACGACATAGTCTTTATTTTTCATAGCACTTGcatttagttttgaaaattttttttttcttttttatttcttttctttcaccaaaaatcaaacatttcaCAAGTTGTTCGAAGCCGGTAGATTActcttttttcactttcaccAACTTCCTTTTCCGCACCCTTCATTTTATATCATACACAAATAaagtattaattacaaaatatttataatataagcGCTTCcgtgaaaaatatatgtatatgcatctgtatagttatttatttaaaaatccaaCTCACATTTCATTAGTACAACGACtcgttaaaaactaaataactgCTTGCTGCTGCTAGTTTTGTACATGCAGAATAGCTGTGAAGAACGAGCACTCAAAAGCACAATAAAATATACGTTTACTCGTTGTTGAAATTGGTTTATGTTGCCAGACTATTTAGCAAGTAAAAGCTTTTTAGcagaattattatttcttaattgtataaaatataaacatttcttGAGGCAAAGTGAAAAAACTCAGACAATAATGTTTATCGGAAAAATACggagacatatgtacatatctacataagGGCTGATATGTTGTATAGGAATGTTGACGGAAATGAGGTACcatattattatgaaatataataaCGGAAACGTATTGTTATAAAGTCTGGCAATGCaaataaggaaataaaaattatacgacTACTTAATTGAAGTATATTTAATATCCTAGAgtgatattttgtttgtttttgttttaaatgtataaaattgttAATATGTTTTCTTTTCCATCTTTAGTTCTATATACAGTATGTCcgatattaataataaatcatCAATGAGCAATCTGCATctcccaacaacaacaaccgtcgGTCAAATGCTAGCTCCTGCAAACACTGCCCCACAAAAACTTAATTCAGGTTCCGCTACTGGCAATCCACGTAACAAATGCGCGCTCAAGCCTGGTCACTCGCTAATGGATTGGATACGACTTGGTAACTCAGGCATAGACTTAGCAGGCACACGTGGTCGTGTAACGCCTATAAATAGCGACGAGTTGGCACGACATAATACTCGCGAGGATGCTTGGATGGCGATTCGTGGCAAGGTGTACAATGTGACGCGTTACATGGATTTTCATCCTGGTGGTGAGTTAAATGTGCCCATTTTGAAAAGAATGTTTAATTCTTAACTCCAATCAGGTGTTGACGAGTTAATGCGTGGCGTTGGACGCGATGCCACAAAACTCTTTGATGAGGTACATGCCTGGGTAAACTATCAACAATTGTTGGTGAAATGCTTTATTGGTCCACTGCGTACGTTGTCTAAAATGAGTTCTATACCAGAAGGGAGAACACCAGTTCCCACAGCTATCTTTGAAACACCGTCCAGTAACAAACCGGTAACCACAAACACCGAAATTGTACCACGTTTTGACTGGATACAGAAACGACAAGACCTCACAATCTACATTTATACTCGCCAACTTTGCAATCCTGGTCTGCTGTTGCGCCGAAAATGTGCTAAGCTACTACAACTGCAGGTGCAAATAAACAGTACTCAACATATATTTGAATTCGAGCTGCATGAAGAAGTAGATTGGCCACCGAAGTCGGTGCGTGTTGGTAGTGAGACAGGTAAAATCGAATTATCGGTCACTAAAGTAGAGCCTGCTCTATGGCCAACGTATGGGGCACACACTGTATCGAAAGGTGTAATGGGTGAAACGGAGGATTTGGAGTATGAATATGAAGTTGTAAAATGTACGGATTTTAATCATGATTCATTCGTGTTATGCTTGCGTGGCATACAAGAAACATTGATGGTGCTACCCGTTGGCTATCACATGATTGTGGCGGCGCTAATAAATGGTAAGAATATAAATGTtcttaatataaaagaaaataatgaatttggaaatatttatgtaaaatttttacatacatatatacatatatgtattcacaGGCGAATTGACCCGTCGCAGTTACACACCTGTTCCAGCCAAATTTCTGCCACAACCTCGCACTGACAATGAAAGCAAtagtacaaatttaaatttccttATTAAAAGCTACGCTGAGGGCACACTATCGAAGCATTTGCGTCAGAagcaaatcggtcagatgttaTTACTATCAACACCACATGGCAATTTTCATCTACAACGTTTACTACCTCATCGTCAAATAGCTCTTATTGCTGCTGGCAGTGGTTTGACGCCTATGCTAAATTTGGTTGAACATTTGCTTAAGCGAAATGCAAACCGAATGTGAGTGAAAATGCATATTAACTAACAAATTTCACGCTTTAAGTTGTCCATATCCAAGCTTACtttagaatatatttaaatacataaatgttaaacaaattatatattcGTGATAGGCATGACTTTCTCTTGACCAAGCCTATAATAAATATGTGAGCCTTTCACTTGTAGCAGTCACTCACAATTGTTTTAacaaactatatattttttaaatacaattatgGAACTTTAGAGCAATAACGAACGCTAAATTTCACACTTTTTAACTTTTACAGCGACTATTTACGTTTAATGTACTTCAATAAAACATCCGCAGACATATGGTGTCGCGGTGAGCTGGAACAGCTGCAAAAAACTGATGAGAGGTGAGGCAGTAATTGTGGTagaaaatatgttatatattaaagtatttggtatatgtatgtacattattatATCTGTAGATTCCAATTGGTGAATGTGCTTTCCGCAGCCGACGCAGAATGGACGGGTTTACGTGGACGGATATGCATCGAGCTACTCGCACCTTTAATAACGAAAAACACACCAGAATATGCCAGTTTTGTGGCTGTATGTGGACCTAACGCATTTAGTCAAGCAGCTCAGGACATATTGCAGgagttgaaatttaatttggaaaatttacatatttttcaaggTTGAATAAAGTCgctgtatttatataaaacattaagTTGAAAAGTGGACAAATTAGTATATAAATGTAGtacattattattgttgttattttagttttgtcaattttttctaTCTATGTACTTAGAAAATGTATTGTAATTTCGAATcagattttgtaaaaatatatgtgactAAACATCTAGATCAAACCTTAACCTTTCCGTTCCGATGACCGCCGGGTCGACGTAAGCGGAAAGTCTACGGATTTTCATGCGGTCAAGAACTGTCATCTTGGAAATATTCTTCAAGGAATATCTTCTGAcgctacaacaatatcaaactagaaatgatcttactgataataaaaaaaaaataatagtttccaatttaaaaatattcat includes:
- the LOC105228670 gene encoding cytochrome b5 reductase 4 isoform X1 — encoded protein: MNYYVAGAKPCGGFMALCTLATANIAFDGTINIQRNEPNQNSIYSMSDINNKSSMSNLHLPTTTTVGQMLAPANTAPQKLNSGSATGNPRNKCALKPGHSLMDWIRLGNSGIDLAGTRGRVTPINSDELARHNTREDAWMAIRGKVYNVTRYMDFHPGGVDELMRGVGRDATKLFDEVHAWVNYQQLLVKCFIGPLRTLSKMSSIPEGRTPVPTAIFETPSSNKPVTTNTEIVPRFDWIQKRQDLTIYIYTRQLCNPGLLLRRKCAKLLQLQVQINSTQHIFEFELHEEVDWPPKSVRVGSETGKIELSVTKVEPALWPTYGAHTVSKGVMGETEDLEYEYEVVKCTDFNHDSFVLCLRGIQETLMVLPVGYHMIVAALINGELTRRSYTPVPAKFLPQPRTDNESNSTNLNFLIKSYAEGTLSKHLRQKQIGQMLLLSTPHGNFHLQRLLPHRQIALIAAGSGLTPMLNLVEHLLKRNANRIDYLRLMYFNKTSADIWCRGELEQLQKTDERFQLVNVLSAADAEWTGLRGRICIELLAPLITKNTPEYASFVAVCGPNAFSQAAQDILQELKFNLENLHIFQG
- the LOC105228670 gene encoding cytochrome b5 reductase 4 isoform X2 translates to MSDINNKSSMSNLHLPTTTTVGQMLAPANTAPQKLNSGSATGNPRNKCALKPGHSLMDWIRLGNSGIDLAGTRGRVTPINSDELARHNTREDAWMAIRGKVYNVTRYMDFHPGGVDELMRGVGRDATKLFDEVHAWVNYQQLLVKCFIGPLRTLSKMSSIPEGRTPVPTAIFETPSSNKPVTTNTEIVPRFDWIQKRQDLTIYIYTRQLCNPGLLLRRKCAKLLQLQVQINSTQHIFEFELHEEVDWPPKSVRVGSETGKIELSVTKVEPALWPTYGAHTVSKGVMGETEDLEYEYEVVKCTDFNHDSFVLCLRGIQETLMVLPVGYHMIVAALINGELTRRSYTPVPAKFLPQPRTDNESNSTNLNFLIKSYAEGTLSKHLRQKQIGQMLLLSTPHGNFHLQRLLPHRQIALIAAGSGLTPMLNLVEHLLKRNANRIDYLRLMYFNKTSADIWCRGELEQLQKTDERFQLVNVLSAADAEWTGLRGRICIELLAPLITKNTPEYASFVAVCGPNAFSQAAQDILQELKFNLENLHIFQG